The sequence below is a genomic window from Silene latifolia isolate original U9 population unplaced genomic scaffold, ASM4854445v1 scaffold_20.1, whole genome shotgun sequence.
TCTCATCGCAATATCAATTGTTCCAAACTCAATCAATTTCGTAGCTTATCTTCTTCTGCTTCTGCAAGAGCTTCGTTTAATAATGCCTCCAGCTCCACTTCCTCTAATGGTTGCTCTCCTCTCCTCTTTAAATTCAATTCAATTGCATTATGTTatatttgtatcaattttatggTATGAATTGGAGTAATTGAAATTGTGGTAAatctgttttattttattttgcgcAGGGAAATCGTATTTTCTACCAGGTGCAACCGTTGCCACCATGCTTATGCTCGCTACTCTCCATGCTCGCCGCCTTTACGCCGATAACAAGGTCTTTTTTTTTATGATGCTTGTCTACTAGACTAGTTTACTGAATGTAGTGTAGTGTAGATGTTGATTACGTTTGCTCACTTTAGTCTTTGAAACTCTAGTCTCACGTGCATTCTAGTGTTTTCGAGTTCATGTCTTGTTCTTGCGTATGTGTTTTTGACACGGGAATTAAGGCGGAAATGAAAGTTGAGGAAAGATGCGGAGTCACAGTGTACAATGACTTACATGTGGATGATTCGAAAATCAAAGTAGGATCTTTATGGTAGATAGAGGGATTAATAGTGTTTTGAAGTTGTATGTAAGGCTCGGGTTCAAAAACACGTCCGCGTTACTACCCCCTTTGTGGCGCTGTGTTTGAACTAATCAGTGCAGAAAATTCCTTTTCAGAATGAAAGGCAAATATGTATTTCCTCCGTTCAAGTCATTTCCATACGTTTATTCAACATTCCTCTCACATAATTTGAACAAATATATGTAAATGCGTTAAAAAAGAGGGTCTAGTAGATTATTATGTGAGTGATTGTTTAGATATGTTCTTGAAAGATATAAGTTAAAATGTGAGTGAAAGGGTCAGTCACTGATGTTAGAGAGAATGAATAGGCTGGTGGTGTCACATAATAGAGAAAATATTGGCAGACCATTGGGCAGAGGCGATGGGAAGGTGTCCAGAAGGGGTTGTTTCATAGTATTCGTAATTTGTCAAGTAATGGAATGCATAAGACTAATGGGGAAACTTACTATTCGAAACATAATGCAAAAGGTGAACCCGTTTTAAGGTGTTGGAATCAGTAAACCATGTATGCTAAATAGAATGCATTACTTAAGTTTCACAATTTTCCTTGATGTTTTATATCCAAGTTCTTACCATCATTCGTATGGTGATTGCTAAATATCAATTGGCACGAACAAGGTCCCAAGTCCTTTCCAACCCAATATCAATTGGCAGTTGGAGTAACTCCTTAATTTAGAAGTGATCCACGCTATGCTCTCTAGTAAGCGTGGGACACTCGCATATGACTTTTAGCTGAAGCTCTCATCAGATTTGACGAAATAATGAACTTCTAATGTGCGTATTAGTACTATAATAAGTGTGTGCGTGTCTAACCTCTTACATTTAATTGATAATCTGGTATTTGATTTATTGGATAGGCTGAAGAAGCAAAAGCAAAAGGGATAGAAGCAGGGTTTCAGCCTGACGCTAAAGTAGAGCACTTATTCATATCCTTTCATGTCTATATCCtgttttacctttttttttgctTCAGTAACATAttatttttttccctgttttgCTTGCCTTAGGCATCATTTTTGAGCATTCTTCCTTTGCGCACGATTTCCCGTATCTGGGGTTCAGTGATGAGTGTGGTGAGATTACTTttaatcttcttcttcctttattTCCCTTTTGTAATGGGCTTCTTAATGATCTGAGAGCACACCTACTTGTCTATTTGTCGCAGGAACTACCTGTACAAATGCGGTCATATGTTTATAAAGCATGGGCACGGGCATTTCATTCGAGTAATTGTCATTTGCCTGCCTTTTTGTTACTTGAAAATTGAAATATATACTGCTTGAATCTTCTCATGTATTCTAATGTAATATTGTAACTTCCAGACTTGGAAGAGGCTGCTTTGCCTTTGACAGAATACTCTTCGATGCGTGATTTCTTTGCTAGGGGACTTAAAGAAGGATCCAGACCTATAGATGGTGATCCTCAATGCCTGGTAAACTGGTAACAGTTTCTTAGTTTCTGTAATCATCTAATATCTGATTCTTGAGATGTATCCATGTCAATTTACTCGCTAGTTCTTCTTAAATTTGCCATTATAGATTAGCCCTGTGGATGGAATTGTTATGAGATATGGGGAGTTGAAAGAATATGGTGCCATGATCGAGCAAGTGAAAGGTTTTTCGTATTCTCTTTCCGCTCTTCTTGGTCAAAACTCTTTCCTTCCTATGGTATCCCGGAGAGATGTGGATGAAGAATGCAGCGATGTTGGAGATAATCATAGGGATCAACCTAAGAAAGCTTGGTGGAGACTTTCATTTTCCTCTCCTAAAATTCTGGATCCTATACCACCTAGGTAAGTGGGTAGTCGAATCCCAGGTTTTGTCCCAGTAACAGCTCTCAATAATCTCTGCCAGAGATCATGAATTATGTTGTAAACTTGGTGCTGACAATTTGACTTATacccagattttttttttttgcagtccAATTAAAGGTCTTTTCTATTGTGTCTTATACTTAAGTCCTGGGGACTACCATCGAGTACACTCACCTGCTGACTGGAATGTTCTTGTTCGAAGACATTTTGCAGGTGATTCTTATTTTGGTTTATTGAAAGCTCTAACTAGATTGGAGTCTTAGACAGGATCATCTAAGGCACTCGATTGATATTATAATGAGATATACGttattctttttgttttatttttttgagtttttagcAGCATTACATTTCAGAATGTATATTTCATTAGTCATCACTGTCGAAGATCAATTTTCTTCGCCTGAACTAGTGAACTTTCTGTACCTGTTATAAAAATTTAGGTTCATTTTTTTCCCTTTTAACTGATTAAATATTTCCACAGTAATCTCAAGGGATCTTTTTTTCGCTGCAGGTCGTCTTTATCCTGTGAATGAGCGGGCAACCAGAACCATCAGAAACCTGTATGTTGAGAATGAAAGGGTATGCAGACTTGTATAATTATTTCCTGTTATAGAAAACTATCTAACTAATAGACTCAACTCTAAAGACAGAATTAAAGGGGTTACTGTCATGACTGAGATGACTGTAAACATTTTAGCTCCAACGACTCGCTCTACTTTTTTTACTTTTCCAGGTTGTCTTGGAAGGTCAATGGCAACAAGGATATCTAGCACTTGCAGCAATTGGTGCCACAAATACTGGGTCAATTGAGGTGAACTTTATCTGCATTTTGTATTTGTATAGGGAATTAGCTAATGATTTATGACTTATTTTTGCCTTGAGTCCTTGTTGCAGTTGGGAAAGGAGAGTATCCCATCAATTGTCTTTCATTTTGTACATTTGATATTTTGATGGTAGCTTAATTTGCAATTTGTCAGTGTGGTGTTAAACTGCTGAGGGAGTCTCATGTTCAGAAGAGCCCTAATCTTGTCTATGATTATGTTTTAAGAGTATTTTCAGTTTAGACTGGTTCTAAATCCTTGGACCTTGATACACTATTGCTGCGACATGTTTAGCATGTGCAGATGCACCACCTGAGAGAAATTCATTGCTCAGACCATAGCATTGGCTCCAGGGCCTCCAGAGTCCAGCCAATGGCAAGGCAAGTGGGGTCGGATGTCTACTGCCGTACCCATGTGTTAACATATACCCTCATTGGCTTGAAACATTCTAATGAGAAGTTGCGTTTGAATGCTTATTACGTAGGGTAGGGCTTGCTTGTAATAAGGGTAATTGTTACGGGAATAATAGAGTTCAAAATAGAAAGAAAATGATGGTAAGGGACTCGAGTGATAGCAGAGCTGCGAAGGGTGGAAATGAGGAGGCGGACGATTATAGCTACCCAAAAGGGAGAATTGTTCACCTTCCGCTTGGAGTAATACACTACATTACCTCGTATAGGAGTCATTATTCTTCCATCCCTGCCTGTCTCCACTCCTCCGCTACCACCATTTACCACCATTTTCTTCTTTTCCATTGTTTGAGCTCTATTTAAAGAGTTAAAAGCTAATTACAAGCTGGCCTTAAGCCAATTGTCTTATAACGTACTCTCCAACTGTCTGATAGACCGTCTTTCGTACTCTCCCCCCTTCTCATCTCTTACCTTCtggatttatttatatttttgcaCACAGCTTTTGATTGAGCCAGAGCTTCGGACAAATCGACCTATGAAGAACTTTGTACAATCAGAGCGACCAGCAGAGCGTGTATATGAAAAAGGAGGTGTTGGATTGATGGTCAAAAAAGGGGAGGAGGTTAGTTATGACATCTTTTGCCATATATCTTGAAATATTAATTTCTTTAAGGGGGTGATCCTTAGATTTAGGTTTTAGCACATTTCCGCATTAATACTGACCTTCACCCCCAAAAAACTTGTTAGCCTCCATTACAACCACCACCAAGTTGTTTTTAACAAAAAATATGCAATGTATGTTGTTGATAATTGTTTGTTGATTCCGCGTGTTTCTCAGGTAGCAGCCTTCAACATGGGATCAACAGTCGTCGTTATCTTCCAAGCTCCAGTGACAAAAGAACATACATCATCAGACTTCAGTTTTTCTGTCAGGCGCGGTGATAGGATTCGTACAGGTGAAGCACTTGGGAGATGGCGCAATTTCGCAGAATGAAGAGTTACGTGAAATATAGGAGCATGAGCATTTATGAagtctttattttgttttaagcCAAGCGAAATCTCACGGACATATAATTTAATGAGTCAAACTGAATTAATCTTACTCGAGTTTATATCTTTATGAATACAGAAACTCATTTTCACGAGCATGATACTTCTCTATTCGACAAAGGAAGAGTACAGTACGGTATAAACATTCATGTTCTCTCACTCTCCTTTCCTTTAGAATTCGCGTATTGGGAATTCTAAAGGAGAGTGAGAGAACGATGCTTTATCAATTTCTCCTATGACGAATTACAGACCAATGTTACTGCAACCACAATGAACTAATAAAATATTTAATGTCAAAGCACAACTAAAAGTCTCCGAATCTATGTTACTCCATCTCGATTACAAGTGTAGGGCACATCACAGTGTCGGACAGTACATGAATATTTTGTGAAGATGTTTCATGTTTTTCGTCTAAAACGAACTGTTCAAATACAGTGTTGTGCCTGGATGACCAAGTGTTAACACACGGTGTATAGCCAAATTGGAATGTCTAGATAATGTAGCACCCAATACCGACCAGTCGACCACTAAAAATCCTTGTCCCTTGAGAAAAACCAAGCCACGAACACAGCTACTAGGCTTtgaacaacaacatcagagccttaatcccaaaatgatttggggtcgactgacatgaatcatcctttcgaaccgtccatgggtgaacgcacgcttcaaaatgcgaataaaaaaagggaaaatgaaaaacaaaaaggaagaacgaaaatgtaatggaaagtcaaggtaaacttaggggttttaaaatcgaattccggattttttttataaaaacttaaaacttaaatcgagagaaaagattaaaacgatttttcaaaaccgaaatagaattaaagatccggaatgaaccaagtAAAAGCTACTAGGCTTTCATTACTAAAAAATAGAGCATGCTGTACATTGGGAACTACTTGCTACAAGCTACACAAAGATCCGAGAAAGAACACTAATCTACTTAAGATAAGAAGCTTTGCATTTCCTTGCCTTCTGTGTTGAGCACACCACATATTTAGGGTCATGCTCGGCGATAACAAGGAGTCAAGGAGGCAGTGCCGTCTAATGATTTTAGGGGGCCTTGTGCTAAAGTTAAAAAATCTAATGTATCATATCCTTCaaaattatgcaataatcaataaTGAAACATGCAGCACGTAACATGCACACTCGCAAAAGCTGTATAACCTTATTAACCAGGAAATAAAAACGGAGTGACATAAATGTATGTCGCAATTGATAGCATGGAAAACCTCATTTCACGGAAACTTCAATCACACAAACATATCTATACAAACTAAGGGCTTGTTTGGATTAGGGGATTTGGAGGGGAAGAGAGGGGAGTAACAATGATTGTTCATAGCCTCATATGATGAAAGATCAAGCTAAACTTTGACAAGGGACCTAAGTTCAGCGATTGCCGATTGGACTGCAATACTGTTATTACTGCATACTAGAGAACAATAAAACTTCACAACAAATGTAGGCAAATGGACATCATTAATATTCATATACCATTGTCAAAAAGAAAAAGTATCACTTTGAATTAGTCTTAATAAGCACAACATCAATTAAAGGTCTTCGAGTACCTCTTTCCATAAAACAAAATTCAGCACTTCCTTTCATTTACATACTCCCATAATCCGTCAGGTCATCATATCAACTCGTCTGCATCTTCCAGAACAAAACTATATCCAACTCATCTAAAGTGAAAGTTTGATCTAATTTATGCCTTTGTTCCTGAAAAGCAACCAAAGTACACCTTCAGTCAAAACAATCTGCAAAACAATTCCAAAATTTTCATTCAAAAAAGCAGAAAATACAATTACATCATTTTAAAAAGGCTTGATTAAATCAATGCTTTTCCTtaattaatgcttaatctaaccGAAAGCACACGAGGATTCAGATAATACTCCGCATTATTTAAGTTTCAATAATCAACATGCAACCCACTATTAAAAGTTTAAAACTCTCTCTTAGCACACTCTCCAATCAACAAAAACCATTACAGCCAAATAACGCTGGATTCTTATAATCGACACGAAGAATAAACTAATGGCAAAATCGAATCATTTATTAGTACAATTGTATCAGGACAAGTACAGTACCAACTTCAGGCAAACTAACCTAAGAATAACTTAACAAGCATAAAACAAACAATCAATTACGAAACCACAAAAAACCCTAATTGACGATTATTTCTGAGAATCTCAGCACAAAACATAAAACCAAAGACATTTTAGATGGGTAAGAAAGGCGGAAAAAGTACCTACGTTTGTTTGGAGAAAGAGGAAGTGGAAGGAACACGCATGTTGCGAAACATCAGATAACCCACTGGCAAAACAACTCCTACCATCATCACTATTGCTCCCATTAAGTACCTCATCGGGGTTGGTGCTTCTACTTCTATCCATTTTCCCATCTGCAATTACATATAATCACCAATTATACGAAGTTAATCACTGATTTAATGAAGAAATTGGGCATTGATTTGTTGATGACTTGCTACCTAAGTTGACATTTTTAAGGAAATCATTTACATAAGCCGCCGAATACACACAGCTTAGTCAGTGATTCAATGAAGAAATTAGGCATTGACTTGTTGAGAACTAAGCTACCCAAGTTTGCATTTTTAAGGATAATCAATCATTAACACAGCCCATTAAATATATTAAAGCTCAATCACTGATTCGATGATTTGTTGATGTAATAGCTACCCACATTGGTATATTTAAGGAATCATTTACAAAACCCGCCGAATACATACATCTTAGCCAGTGATTCAATGAAGAAATTGGGCATTGATTTGCTGAGACTAACCTACCCAAGGTAGCAATTTTAAGGACAATCAATCATTAACACAACCGACCAAACATATAAAGCATAATCACAGAATCGACGAATAAATTGGGGATTAAATTGCTGATAACCAAGCTACCCAAATTAGCATTTATAAGGACAATCAACCATTAACACAACCCACCAAACATCTAAAGCTTAATCACAGAATCGACGAATAAATTGGGGATTAAATTGCTGATAACTAAGCTACTCAAATTAGCATTTATAAGGATAATCAATCATTAACACAAACCACCAAACATATAAAGCTTAATCACTGATTCAACGAAGAAATCAGGAATTGAGTTGCTGATAACTTGGCTAACCAAGTTAGCATTTTCTTCAAGGATTATGATTTACAAAACCCACCAAATAATCAAAGCTTAATCATTGACTAACCTATCAAATCTAGCATTTTTTAAGGATAATCATACATTAACATAATCATAACCCGCCAAATATATAAAAATCATAATCACTGATTTAATTCAGAAATGGGTAACTGATTAGTTGATGATTATGTACCCAAGTTAGCATTTTTAATAaggaaaataaaaggagataGGGAGAGAAGATTACAGGCATTATGAAGGATCACAAGTGCTGATGATTGTGAAGAGGAATGAGGAGAAGTTTGTTGTATACACCAACCTTGATCTTCTGACGGGCCTCTTCAGTTGGAAAATTTTCAAGTATGTTGTTTAGGTGATTCAAGTAGGGGCTAGAAacaattctagtaaggaagagATTTGGTGGAAAAACCTACgaacggtttcctaaagctaaattttgacggatcgagaatagaaggtaataaagctgctttaggatattctataagagatgtGATAGTAAAGTTGTTTtgttaggagcaaaaaagtgtggatccaatagtatccttgtagcggaagcacttgctttaaaagaaggtattttagcagccaaatacttaggaatctcaaacttaattgtggagggtgataacttatgtgttattaactcgattcgaggtacttgacaaattccgtgggaaatttctagtattatcaaggatgtgaaattagaccttcattttttcgatgaagtgataattaaacattctTTAAGTAAAGCCAACAAGTtcttgacttcatggcttcagttggacattcatgtccaactctttcgaggtggtttgatagccggtggcttcaacttacctccctcattcgaaaggatgagataggttgccCTAGAGGATCAACCCAGTTttctttcctaaaaaaaaaaaaaaaaaaaaaaaaaaaaaaaaaaaaaaaaaagtaggggCGTTCAAAAACGGCTCGATTTCACCCAACCGCTAATTTAATTCTCTTTGGATGTCGTTTGGTTCGGCCAAACATTAACCACACAGTACTTAACGGTTAGAAAAGATTCGGTTAAACATTTTGAACGGTTATAAATAATTCCGTTAATGGTTAACCGGTAATCATATTAAATACTCTTTTTTTCTCCAATTTGTTTACTCTTTTAggtaattttattaaaaataagtTGATATACGTtattattaatcaatttaatatTTTTGAATTTAATTAACCAATTTTCTAAAATTGTGGACCGTAATTGAATTACAATATTCTTGGCCTCTTTAACTCTAGAATCATGGGCTTGGAGAGTTGGAGGTGTGGCTTGAGCTCGACTCCGAACAACGAATTGAGATTGACTCAAACAAGCTAAAAATGCTTATAATAGGCTTTAAacccacaaattcttgtttcagacgtaCCATTTCATCTTCCAAAAATACGGTATTTAGTAACCATTTTATAGTCAAATATAACCATAATGGTCAAACTAGTTTTACAACTTATATAACTTGTTTTTCAAAAATAGTCACATTTAGTTGTAATTTTATACTTCCTTCATTTtcatatgatgtacccattttattaaaatactccactcatatattcaacaaatggaTACATCATTTTAAAATAGAGGAAGTACCAGAATGGTCCGTTCTTAAGAGAGACCAATTGTTTAAACACTAGTTATTTGCTTTGAATAAGAAGTTAGGAGTTTAGGACCAACTTTACTACTTTTAACTTGATAGTTTAATTATCTTAAATGTTAATTATCTTATTAAACTGGGGGCTTAATAGTTCTAGAGGTGGCAAATGGGTGAATTGTGTCGAGTTATTTCGGGTCTCATTTATTTCGGGTTGGGCTGGGTCGGGTCGGATCATTTTgggtttcgggtcaatttcgggtgaccTGTTGTCGGGTCACTTCGAGTATGGGTCATTTTGAATCGGGTCGTTTCCGAGTTAATGGCTAAAACATTTTAGTTAgtactattttgattaagaaatattATTTtacaaatttaactatttattaaaaactagttttgaaacccgtgaaaaatcacgggtCTTGATAAGTTTTCCTCTTTTAGTTAATGCCATCTGTATAGACACAAATTATTTGGAAACATGacaaataataaaataggatGTGAATTATGAAAATTAAACATAATAACACGTTACTCTGTACTGTGACTACTGCCAACTCCCTTtatttgttttcctatttaatcCTCGTTTGCTTTTCGAgagttaaaattttcaaattttgagTGAAAATCTGTTAGAGATTTCGCGGTTTTAATTttaaaggttttttttttcttattctaaatggatctattattcaaaaagatggggagttagacgaagatgtggctcacagaattaaagcgggatggttgaaatggaagagtgtttcagggtttttatgcgataaagatatgcccaaAAGATTAAatggaaaattttatcgcacgacaattaggtctgccttactttacggttccgagtgttgggtcatgaaacattgtcacattcaaaagatgagtgtggcggagatgcgtatgttgagatggatgtgcggacatacaaggaaagatcgattaaggaatgaggtgattagggaaagggtaaaagtggcgccaatagaggacaagatgatggaaaaccgactaagatggtttggccatgtgagaaggagacctatggacggaCCAGTTAgaaggctggagacttggaggacagaaaaggtccctagaggtagaggaagaccgagacagacatggttgagagtgatagagcaagATATGAGATTTATGGGGCTAGAGGAGAGTATAGTGACgaagagggcacaatggagggaaaggatacatgtggactTTTAGTGTGTGatattttttttgacatatttagtgtttttatttaatttaaaaattaaattatttgttcttctctcctttattacaattttttaccaaccactttcttatatattttacttggtttacttttaaagcattccggatccttaattctatttcggttttcaaaatcattttaatcttttctcccgatttaaattttaagtttttataaaagaaatccggaatttgattttaaaacctgtaagtttaccttgactttccattacattttcgctctcccttttatttttcattttctcttttctctttgcTTTTTGAGGTGTGTGTTCACCCATAGACGGTTCTaaatgatgattcatgtcagctgaccccaaatcattttgggattaaggctctgatgttgttgttgtctaAATTTTTAATTATGGTAATtatataatcaaataataaataaaattaattataaaaatgTTCACTTGGAATAAATTGAATTCTTTAGTTAGAcctttaactatattgtatatatttaattaattattgtttCATAGATAAAAATGAAAGAAATTAATTAGGTGTACAAATCACAAGGGgtgtgtgcacattaatggacatgagttattcgctcgttgcgatgagcggcgCTTAGATGGGCAAGGCTGCAGCCCCCCACTGCCGGTCTGGGTCTCCTGTTGCGATGGGAGCCGGCAGGTCTACATACTGTAGTCGATTACTAGTATTGGTGGAGTTTGGAGGAATGTGGATTGCGTGACTTGGATAGTTGGATGTTGTCTTGTTATTTTTTCTTACTTGGTTATACAGGTGACTGGCCCCGtgttatattttcaaaaatatggtgatccattcggggatggtgagcagttggtttaacAGGTATTGGTTGATATATTGCTTGCGGGACATGGAGGGGAATCGAGTTATCACGCTGTTTAGCAAGTTGCCGTTGTCACTCGTGTTTAGTAGTCTTTCAGTTGTTAGAGTTGTAATCCTGGTCACGTTGGTTTAATCTGTAAAGGACACTTAATAAATGTtctgttattgtttatttgatatacttacctccggcaaccgagatggtaacacccttactTAATGGAGAATGTCTTGTTAAGACTTTTTGATAAGTGGGGGTGTTAGAATACTTACTAAAAAGCTGGAGCTCAAGTCAAGCTCACACCAACCAAGTTTTTTTTCTTTGGAAAACGAGTCGGGCACCACTGACGACACTCAATCTCGGTGCTaccctctcacatataataaatGGGAACTCCTTCAATAAATGATGCATGTGACATTCGTGACACCCAATCTTGACGCTATCATAGACGGATATagttaaagacgggtcaaataccttAAAAGTTGTGACATTTTTGGCTCCCACCACCCCACTTATTACTTGTCCTATTAGGAAATGTGGTAATTATAAACAGATATataccgtctataatgagattttgtgatccaGTAAATACCCTATCATTATCGTCTTTTTACCAAACTGATCTTGAGCGGTCTCGTCTCATAATCACCCAAGAACGAACTATCATCTCCCTGGGTGAAATCTCAGCTTTGACAGACTCCTCACCTCCAACTTCCAAGTTTCGATGAACCAAAATCTGATCACGAGCGTTAAACGTCCAAAATCATAGCATAAGACATGAATGTTATTAGAAGAACATCATCACAACAACACTCCATCTTCTCCAAAATCACAAAGAGATCCCTCAAAACATTGAAATTGCAAGGAGAGTCTATTGATCCACCTCTCACTCATGGCATCCATGTATTTCACTGCCCTGTATGTTATCCTTccattttattgatttttttcATTGTTCCATTATTATCATTGATGCCCATGATTGTAAATTGTATAAAGGTTGAATCTTTTGAATATTGGTGAGAAATGGTGATATGGGTGAGTGATTAAATTGTAGGATGCTGTAGGAATTGTGGCAAAGTTATCAGAATGTATTGCTTCAAGGGGTGGTAACATTCTTGGTGCTGACATTTTTGCACCTCCCAACAAGCATATCTTTTACTCCAGAAGGTCTTTTTCTTTGCTTTATCATGTCTTTTTGACAAACTCTCTAAAAACAACTTGTACGGCGTACAACGGTCTTATAGTAAGTTATAAACCTCGTTGTGGCGTTTTTGTTATGTACAACTCTTTACATTTTTAGCAGGATTGATAATGTCCAGGGGGGTATTTGATTGAGGGTTTCGGAATGGAGTGGAATGGATTTGATCCATTCTAGCGTTTGGTTAGGTGATTTTGGAATGAAGGTAGAATACTTGATGAATCTAAAATTTGAAAGCTATTCCAAACCCTTAGCGCTGCAGTTTCCACCTAAGTTTCCAACTCCATTCCCCCCCTACGTGGATGATCAAACCAAATAACTATGAACTGGTATGGAGTTCTAAgttctaactccatacctccCCGTATCAACTCCAATCCATTTCGTTCTCCTTCTTAAATCAAACAACTCCTGGTAGGAATAGTTGATACTGTATTTGTTATTGTTGAAATGGATAGATTATAGCTAAATTTAGGCTAAGTTTTTCTCCTTCCGTCCTAATCATCTATTTATCTTTTTACTctttttgaagggtattttaatcgAAGGCAAACAATTGATTGAAACGTAGGTCATAGGgagtattttattatattttgaggcgTTAAATCGTTGGCTTAAAAGGGTAAAGAGCTATATAGAAATACATTGTATGCTATTTTTCATTTTGATGAAACAAATTTCTTATTATATTGAAGAGAGTACTGTTATATTACATTATTTACATGGATAAAGCTAATATTTTTAAAGCCCTTACATTACGTGGGTGGAAATGTTTCGAATGAATTGTGGAGTATGT
It includes:
- the LOC141638556 gene encoding phosphatidylserine decarboxylase proenzyme 1, mitochondrial-like gives rise to the protein MKYKGNHRFPWFIHHLSNLKFLQSHRNINCSKLNQFRSLSSSASARASFNNASSSTSSNGKSYFLPGATVATMLMLATLHARRLYADNKAEEAKAKGIEAGFQPDAKASFLSILPLRTISRIWGSVMSVELPVQMRSYVYKAWARAFHSNLEEAALPLTEYSSMRDFFARGLKEGSRPIDGDPQCLISPVDGIVMRYGELKEYGAMIEQVKGFSYSLSALLGQNSFLPMVSRRDVDEECSDVGDNHRDQPKKAWWRLSFSSPKILDPIPPSPIKGLFYCVLYLSPGDYHRVHSPADWNVLVRRHFAGRLYPVNERATRTIRNLYVENERVVLEGQWQQGYLALAAIGATNTGSIELLIEPELRTNRPMKNFVQSERPAERVYEKGGVGLMVKKGEEVAAFNMGSTVVVIFQAPVTKEHTSSDFSFSVRRGDRIRTGEALGRWRNFAE